The genomic window TAAGAGGGTGCAAGAGGAACGGAGCGGATGGCCATCTCCCCGGAGCGTGCGGCCGCACCGGCCCCGTTGTCCGGTTCGGCGCCGGAAGGGAGGAAGTGCCGGACGTCTGGCGGCACCGGGCCCTTGTGATCGGCATCTGGGCGGTGGGCCTGCGGGTTGCGGTCGGGTTCCTGCAGTGGCTCGCCTGCACGTACGTTCTGACGGACCGGCGGATACTGAAGCAGTACGGCGTCGTGAACGTGTGCGTGCGGTGCGTGGGCCTGGAGGAGATTGAGAACACGTTTGTGGCGCAGGCGGCGTTTCAGCGGGCGGTGGGGATCGGCACGATCTTTTTCCGGTGCGGCAATCGCGAACGCGAGGCGCAGTCCTGGGAACACGTCCGGCGGCCCAAAGAGGTCCACGGTCGGATCGTCGCCCAGATCGATCGGTGGAAGCAGACTCGCTCGATGACGGAAGGCGAATAGTTCCGCCCGCCTCGGCGGGTTTGCACTGCGCTCCAACACAGGCGGGTAAAATTCGTCCCGATTGCATCGGGCCTCATTCCTGGGCGTTATGGCGCGCGGGGTTTTTTTGCGAATCAGGAAGTTTTCCCGAAACTTTTTCGGCGGGCATGAGTTTAACGTACTGAATGGCCGGGGTGAACCGCCCCTTCTTACAATCCCGGTCATTTGCGGCCCACGGGACCGCCACTCGGTGGTCCCGCCCGGACCGCCCTTTGGCCCTAGGGCGTCGCTGCCTCCCCCATGGTGGCGACGCCCACCTTTTTTTGCGCGCGGGAGGCGGACGGCCGGTCAACGTCGCCGACCGCTCCCGCGGTCGGCTCACAATGGGCGTAAGCGGCGCGGGTGAGCCCCGTGCGGAAGCACGGGGTGACACGGTGCGAGGGGAGCGGCTTAAGGCGGCGCTACTTTTTCAATTCGGCCTGGATTTGCAGCAGGTCGTCGTAAACTTTTTGGCGGGCGTCCTTGGTGTAGTTCCGCAGGAGATAGGCGGGGTGGAAGGTGGGCATCAGGAGCGCCCCGCGGTAGGGGTGGAAGCGTCCGCGGAGGCGCGTGATGCCGTCGCGGGTCTGAAGG from Planctomycetota bacterium includes these protein-coding regions:
- a CDS encoding PH domain-containing protein, which encodes MPDVWRHRALVIGIWAVGLRVAVGFLQWLACTYVLTDRRILKQYGVVNVCVRCVGLEEIENTFVAQAAFQRAVGIGTIFFRCGNREREAQSWEHVRRPKEVHGRIVAQIDRWKQTRSMTEGE